The sequence GCTCGTGGACGATGTCGGCCTCATTACCGAGGTCGCCGATACGCCGGCTGGGCGCGAATTGCGCATTGTGTGCCGGTACACTGACCTCGCGGATGGCGAGAGTATCGCCGTGAACGGCGCGTGCCTCACGGTGCGCGAGCACGGCGTCGCGGATGGCGCCGGCTGGTTCACTGTCGGCGCCGTCATCACGACCCTCGGCCGCACGACCATCGGCGGCTGGACCGCGGGCACCCGGGTCAATCTCGAGCGGGCCATGCGCCTCGGCGATCGCCTCGGCGGCCATCTGGTACTCGGCCACGTCGATGATCTGGGCACCGTGCTGCGCACCGCCGAGCATGGCGATGCCTGGCTCATCGATCTGGAACTCCCGGCCCCCCTTCGGCCGCTCACCGTCGACAAGGGCTCCATCGCCGTGAATGGCGTGAGCCTGACCGTCAACGAACTGCTCCCCACCGGGGTGCAGCTCTCCATCATCGAATACACGCGGCGGCACACGTCGCTCGGCACGCTCACCGCCGGCGATCAGGTCCACGTCGAAGTCGATGTGCTGGCCAAGCACGTCGAGCGACTGCTCGCGCCCTATGCGGGTGCCGCTTCTTCTGGAGTACGCGCATGACGCAGGACCCGCAGGATCAGGACGTTGAGGCGACCGAGCCGGTCTTCGGCACCGTCGAGCAGGCGCTCGCCGATATCGCGGCCGGCAAGTTCGTCGTCGTCGCCGATGATGAGGACCGCGAGAATGAGGGCGATCTCGTCTGCGCGGCCGAAATGGTCACGCCCGAGATGGTCAACTTCATGCTCGACGCCAAGGGCATGATCTGTCTCGCGATGACCAACGCCTGGGCCGATCGCCTGGGGCTGGTCATGCAGACCGATCACAACACCGAGGCGATGAGCACCGCGTTCACGGTGAGCATCGACGCCGCGGCGAGCTACGGCGTCACCACCGGCATCAGTGCGAGCGATCGCGCCACGACCATTCGCGTCGCGGTGAGCCCCGAAGCCACGCGCAGCGACCTGCGCGTGCCGGGGCACATCCATCCGCTGCGCGCCCGCGATGGCGGCGTGCTGCAGCGGGTTGGGCACACCGAAGCCGCGGTGGACCTCGCGCGTCTGGCGGGCCGTCGCCCGGCCGGCGTGATCTGCGAGATCCTCAACAAGGACGGCACCACCGCGCGCCGCCCGCAGCTCGAAGTGTTCGCCAAGCAGCACGGGCTCACGTTCATCACGATTGCGCAGCTGGTGGCGTATCGCCTCCAGCACGAGCGCCTCGTGCATCGGGTCGCCGACGCGCGCCTCCCCACTGAATGGGGCGAGTGGCGCATCGTGGGCTACAAGAACGACGTGGACAAGCGCGAGCACATCGCCATCGCCTACGGCGACGTCACCAACGGCGAGGACGTGCTCGTGCGCATGCACAGCAAGTGCCTCACCGGCGATGTCTTCCATTCGCAGCGCTGTGACTGCGGCTGGCAGCTCGAGAAGGCCATGCAGATGATCCAGGCCGAGGGGCGCGGCGTCATCGTGTACCTCGACCAGGAAGGGCGGGGGATCGGCCTGCTCAACAAGCTCAAGGCGTACGAACTGCAGGATAAGGGCGCCGACACCGTCGAAGCGAACGAGAAGCTCGGCTTCAAGCCCGATCTCCGGAACTACGGCATCGGCGCGCAGATCCTGCTCGACCTGGGCGTCAAGTCCATCCGCATCCTGACCAACAATCCGCGCAAGCTCGTCGGGCTCGATGGCTATGGCCTCGTGCTCAAGGATCGCGTGCGCATCGAGGCGCCGCCGTCCAGTGAGAACGCTTCCTATCTTGAGACCAAGCGAACCAAGCTTGGACACCTCTTCGCCATCTGAGATCATTGTGGCTGAGTTTTCCGGAGAACCGCGGGGCGAAGGTCGGCGCATCGTCGTCGTCGCGAGCCGCTTCAACGAGGGCATCACGACGGCGCTCGCCGAGGGCGCGGTGAGCGCGCTCGTGGGCAAGGGCGTCGCGCTCGACGACATCGACGTGCTGTGGGTGCCGGGCGCGTGGGAACTGCCCGTCGCCGTGCGTCGCGCGCTGTCGTCGGGGCGCTACGATGCCGCGGTCGCCGTGGGCGCCGTCATTCGCGGCGATACGCCGCACTTCGACATCGTGGCCAACGAATCGTCGCGCGGGCTCATGGAAGCGTCACGGGATTTTGACGTCCCGGTGACGCTCGGCCTCCTCACCACCGACAACATGGCGCAGGCGGAAGCGCGCGCCGGTGGGGCGCACGGCAACAAGGGCGAAGACGCGGCGTTGGCCGCGCTCGAGATGCTCGATCTCTTCGATCGCGCCCTCCCCGCAGAGTTCGACGGAGACGACGCGTGACCAGCGAATCGAAGCCCAACCTCCACGACGACGCGTTCTGGGAAACGCCCATGCAGGAGCCGCTGGCGCCGGTGGTGGGCCGTCGGTCCGGGCGACGCGCCTCGAAGGCGGAGCGTGTCGAAACGCGTGGCCGTGCCCGGGCGCTGCAGGCCGTGTATGCGGCCGACATGCGCGACCTCAGCCAGCTCACGCGGATCGCGCTCACGGTGTTCGACGATCTCGCCATCGACAGCGATGAACGCGCGTTCGCCGAAAAGCTCGTCAACACGGTCGCCATGCGCGGCGCCGAACTCGATGCCGCCATCGCCGAGGTCACGGCGAACTGGCGCCTCGAGCGCCTCGGCGCCATCGAACGCAGCGTGCTGCGCGTGGCGGCGGCCGAGCTCGCGCGCGGCGATACGCCGGTCAAGGTGGTGCTGCAGGAAGCGGTGCGCCTCGCCGAACGGTATGGCACCGAACGCAGCGCGCGCTTCGTGAACGGCGTGCTCGACGCGTACGCGCGTCGCCTCGGCAAGCTCTGACCAGCGCACGCCAGGTGCGCATCGCCGTCGTCAACTGGCAGTGCCGCGAGAATCCCCTCGCGGGCGGTGCCGAGATTCACCTGCACGAGATCTTCGGGCGCCTGGCCGCGAAGGGGCATGAGGTCGTGCTCCTCTGTGGCGGATGGCCGGGCTGTCCGCCGCGCGCCACGCTCGACGGCATCGAGGTGCATCGCGTGGGCACCCGCCAGACCTTTCCGTTCCTGGCGCGCCGGTACTGGCATACGCATCTCGTGGATCGGGGCTTTGATGTGCTGGTCGAAGACATCAACAAGGTCCCCATCTACACACCGACCTGGCGTGGCCCGAAGCTGGTCGGCCTCGTCCCGCATCTGTTTGGCGGGACCGCCTTCCAGGAGCTCGTCGCCCCGCTGGCCACTGCCGTGTGGCTCGCCGAGCGGCCGCTCCCCTGGTTCTACAAGCGCTACGCCTTTGAGGCGATCTCGGAGAGCACCAAGGAAGACCTGATCCGCCGGGGGATCCCGGCCGACCAGATCCGGGTGATTTTTCCAGGGATCGACAGTACCGGGTATACGCCTGATCCCTCCCAGCGAGCGGATCGCCCCACGTTTGCCTATTTGGGTCGCCTGAAGAAGTACAAGGGCGTAGATCTCGTCATACAGGCCTTCGCCGCGGCGGCCATTCCAGAGTCGGTACTGGAGATCGCCGGGGCGGGGGAGTTCCGGCCGGAGTTGGAACGGCTCGCGGGAACCCTTGGGGTGGCCTCGCGGGTACGGTTTTTAGGTCGGGTTGACGAGACTGCCAAGTGCGCCCTGCTGCGACGAGCCTGGGCGTTTGTCTTCGCTTCACCAAAGGAGGGCTGGGGCATCACGAATCTGGAGGCAGCGGCGAGCGGAACTCCGGTGATCGCGTCGAACTCTCCGGGAATTCGCGAATCGGTGAAGCACGGCGAGACGGGATATCTCGTGCCTCACGGTGACGTCGCGGCCATGGCGGAAGCCATGCGGCACCTCAGCAACGAGCGAGGGCTCGTTGAAGACCTGGGGATTGCCGCGCGGCGCTTTGCCGAGGGGTTCACCTGGCAGAACGCCGCGGACCAAACCGAAGCCCATCTCCGTGAGGTGATGGGAAGGGAGGAAGGTCGCTGATGGAGATCATCCTGCACGCGCACCACGCGGACGTGACCGACACGCTCCGCGCTCAGGCCGAGTCGGCTGTCCGCCGCATTGCCGCCCGCATTTCCAAGGTGGCCAATGCGATCGTACGATTCGTCGGCGACGGGCCCACCCGTCGTGTCGAAATCGTCCTGCGTGGCACCCGACATCGCGAGCTCTTCGCTCACGCCGATGCGCGCGCCTTCGCGCCAGCGCTGACCACTGCGGTCCAGCGCCTTGAATCCCAAATCGCCCGAGCCCGCCGCACCCGTCGCGCGCGCCG is a genomic window of Gemmatimonadaceae bacterium containing:
- a CDS encoding HPF/RaiA family ribosome-associated protein; the encoded protein is MEIILHAHHADVTDTLRAQAESAVRRIAARISKVANAIVRFVGDGPTRRVEIVLRGTRHRELFAHADARAFAPALTTAVQRLESQIARARRTRRARRDGDRTG
- a CDS encoding glycosyltransferase family 4 protein; the encoded protein is MRIAVVNWQCRENPLAGGAEIHLHEIFGRLAAKGHEVVLLCGGWPGCPPRATLDGIEVHRVGTRQTFPFLARRYWHTHLVDRGFDVLVEDINKVPIYTPTWRGPKLVGLVPHLFGGTAFQELVAPLATAVWLAERPLPWFYKRYAFEAISESTKEDLIRRGIPADQIRVIFPGIDSTGYTPDPSQRADRPTFAYLGRLKKYKGVDLVIQAFAAAAIPESVLEIAGAGEFRPELERLAGTLGVASRVRFLGRVDETAKCALLRRAWAFVFASPKEGWGITNLEAAASGTPVIASNSPGIRESVKHGETGYLVPHGDVAAMAEAMRHLSNERGLVEDLGIAARRFAEGFTWQNAADQTEAHLREVMGREEGR
- a CDS encoding bifunctional 3,4-dihydroxy-2-butanone-4-phosphate synthase/GTP cyclohydrolase II produces the protein MTQDPQDQDVEATEPVFGTVEQALADIAAGKFVVVADDEDRENEGDLVCAAEMVTPEMVNFMLDAKGMICLAMTNAWADRLGLVMQTDHNTEAMSTAFTVSIDAAASYGVTTGISASDRATTIRVAVSPEATRSDLRVPGHIHPLRARDGGVLQRVGHTEAAVDLARLAGRRPAGVICEILNKDGTTARRPQLEVFAKQHGLTFITIAQLVAYRLQHERLVHRVADARLPTEWGEWRIVGYKNDVDKREHIAIAYGDVTNGEDVLVRMHSKCLTGDVFHSQRCDCGWQLEKAMQMIQAEGRGVIVYLDQEGRGIGLLNKLKAYELQDKGADTVEANEKLGFKPDLRNYGIGAQILLDLGVKSIRILTNNPRKLVGLDGYGLVLKDRVRIEAPPSSENASYLETKRTKLGHLFAI
- a CDS encoding riboflavin synthase, encoding MFTGLVDDVGLITEVADTPAGRELRIVCRYTDLADGESIAVNGACLTVREHGVADGAGWFTVGAVITTLGRTTIGGWTAGTRVNLERAMRLGDRLGGHLVLGHVDDLGTVLRTAEHGDAWLIDLELPAPLRPLTVDKGSIAVNGVSLTVNELLPTGVQLSIIEYTRRHTSLGTLTAGDQVHVEVDVLAKHVERLLAPYAGAASSGVRA
- the ribH gene encoding 6,7-dimethyl-8-ribityllumazine synthase; this translates as MAEFSGEPRGEGRRIVVVASRFNEGITTALAEGAVSALVGKGVALDDIDVLWVPGAWELPVAVRRALSSGRYDAAVAVGAVIRGDTPHFDIVANESSRGLMEASRDFDVPVTLGLLTTDNMAQAEARAGGAHGNKGEDAALAALEMLDLFDRALPAEFDGDDA
- the nusB gene encoding transcription antitermination factor NusB produces the protein MTSESKPNLHDDAFWETPMQEPLAPVVGRRSGRRASKAERVETRGRARALQAVYAADMRDLSQLTRIALTVFDDLAIDSDERAFAEKLVNTVAMRGAELDAAIAEVTANWRLERLGAIERSVLRVAAAELARGDTPVKVVLQEAVRLAERYGTERSARFVNGVLDAYARRLGKL